The genomic stretch AGCAAAGAGTACAGATGTTCAAGGGTGTATTGCCAGAACTAATTGTCCAAGATGCTCTGTTTCACATGGCTCTCTCTGGGGCTCAATCGGTGGCTACGCCTTAGACTAGTCAGCGCGGTTAACAAAACTGCCAAAGTTGCTAAAGCTGCCAAAGCAAATATTTTAACAATCAGCTTAAGGAGATAGAAGCATGACTGATAATCATGATAAAAGAAATGAGGGAAAACAAAATCAGCCTGCTCAAGCAAGCGATCGCCCTGAAGAGGTAGAAACCTATGATGTATTAAAGCTAGTCCGCACAGGTGGCTTTGATGGTGATCCGCAGGAGATTTTAGGTAATCCAGCCGTTGCCCCCGAAATGATTCAAGAAGGCAGAGATCTTAGACCCGATTTGTTTAGAGAGGCGGACGAAGCTAGCCCTGATCAAGGAGCTTAAGGCGATCGCCAGGATACATTGACATTCACAATTTTGTGTAAAGGAAAAATCATGAATAAGCAATTCAAAGTTCTAGTTTCAGCGTTTGGCTTAGCTCTATTTCTAGCTGCTTGTGGCACTGGTGGCGGCACTGGTGGAGATACAGGTGGTGGTGCAGGTGGCACAGGTGGCACAGGTACCACCGGAACAGAGGGTGGTACGGGTACAGGTACCACCGGAACAGGTGCAACAGGGACAGGTGGCACAGGAACCACTGATACTGGAACTACCGGGACAGGTGGCACAGGTGGCACAGATACAACAACTACAACAACCTCTCCTAGCCCATCTCCTAGCCCATCTCCTACCACTTCTCCATAAAAATTTAGCGTTGACTGAAAGCCCAACGCATAAGCCTCTTCTCATGATTGGGAAGAGGCTTTTTGGTTTTATTTTTTGGTTTTACTGAGAACTAGCCATTTATGGCTTTGATTCTTCCTCAACGTTGGCTTGGCCAGGGGATTCCGGATCTGATGTCATGGCAGGAGCAGCCTGATGAGCATTTGGATCGTTAGCATCTGTATCTGAATCAGCCTGAACACTATTAGAACCGGGTGATGCTTCTAATTCCGCTTGGGGCAGTTGTTCAACTCCAAGAGATTCATCCTTTTGTTCGTCTAGCATGGTTTAACTCTGGATCACTTCGTCAGTTTGGTCATATATTTCTTGCATGTGCTCGTAATAAGGACGCAACGCTGGATAAAGCACCTGCTCCTCAGCCAAACCGTGAATACTAACGTCTTTGTAGAGCTGTCCAAAATACTCCTGAACTTTCTCAGGATCATCGCTTTCTAAAAGTTCGCTGAATAAAACATCCGATTTCGTATGATCAGCCAGCAGCAAGTCACGAATACTCATCTCTTCATTAACTCGCGTCATCACACTCCCTACAACGCCAGTTAAAGCAGCGGCAGCATCCTGAACCCGCGCTTTCAGCCCCTGAGCTGGATCTTCTCCTGTAAGTTCGCGTATGCCTAAAACTTCTAAAATGCCTTTGAGCTGTTCTTGGTGGGCACGATTTTCAAAATTAATTGTATTAAGAGGGGTAATAGCCATTTCAATATCAGCACCCACCACTTGAGCCGCTTTATGAATTAGCAATCCTCTCATTGTCTGCCGATGCTTGAGCAGTTCCTGCGGAAATACTTGCTCAAACAATGTGAATTCTGCACTTGCCATGTAGTTCCGAACTTCTTCTATCATTGCCCGAATTTTTTTTGTGGCTCGCTCTTAACTCCATACTGAACAATTACAGTTTCAATAATACCCATATTTTTCTGGTCATCTTGGAGCATATTCTGTAATTGTTGATGAATTTGCTCATCAACTACAGTACTCAACAAGACGTGTTCGTTGGCAATCAGCAAATTTTGTAGAGCTTGCATATCTGCCAATTGAGATGCGATCGCGATACGCTTTGCGTCATCCAGCATTACTACCATTTTTTATTCTCCTTTACCCAGGTGATGACAACCTAGCAATTGTTGCTTATGCCATGACACTCAATGTATTTAGGTACGTCAGATATGTATCAGATATGTGTTAGATGCAGGCTCTAAAATCATCCATGCTATTTGACTAACAAATCAAGAAATAGCAGTCATTCCAACTTCTAGCTAAAGAGACAAATTATTGTTAAGTTGTTTCGGATTCCTAAACACAGCTTTTAGGTTGTATTTATGGAAACAAGAATTTTTAATAAAGAACTGCTCTGAATCTAGTAGTGTCAGCTAGTTTAAAGGCTTCATAGTTTTTAAACTAATGTATTATCTGAGAATCCAAAAATAACGATTTAATATTTTAATGATATTCAAGAGATGTGACAAAGCTATCTCGGAAATTGTAGTATTTGAGATTACAATTTTGCTTAATAAAAGGCTTAATACAATTTCTACCTTTTGGTGAATTAGCTGAATTCCTTAGAGAGAAGCTATTCCAACAACAAAAGTGTCTAATCTTTATTAGGGCTAGGGAATCAAAGTCGATAAAAAATAGTACTGGGATTCCAAATAGTGTTTTAGAAGAGCTGTTTAGACCACTAATTGCTCTCAGAAGTTTCTATCTAATTTTTGACGGATGCGATCGCAAAACAGTCTATAGAATCGTATCCCTGCTATCAGCAAGTTGGCATGAATATTTTAGGAGATCAAATGCTTTCAAACGCTAAGTCCCTTCCACCACTAGAACTGTGGGGCGGCATTGAATGTACGGTGAATCGAATTCATGACCAGTATTTTGATCAATTAAAGCGTAATGGTCATGAAACTCGCATTAGTGACCTTGATCTGTTTGCCGCATTGGGCATTCAGGCGATCCGTTATCCAGTACTATGGGAAAAAATTGCGCCGAGTGGACTAGAGCAAGCAGATTGGTCTTGGCCAGACCAGCGATTAGCTAGGTTAGATGATTTGGGCATTCGTCCGATTGTGGGTTTAGTGCATCACGGTAGCGGTCCCCGTCACACAAGCTTAATTGACCCTACCTTTCCAGAAAAGCTGGCTGAGTTTGCCCGTGCTGTTGCAACTCGTTATCCCTGGGTTAGCCATTACACACCTGTTAACGAGCCGCTGACCACTGCTCGCTTTAGTGGCCTGTATGGTCATTGGTATCCTCATGGACAAGACGGATATACCTTTGCTCAGGCTTTGATCAATCAATGCCGAGCGATCGCGCTGTCAATGCAAGCCATTCGAGAAATCAATCCCCAGGCGCAACTCGTACAAACAGAGGATTTGGGCAAGACGTACAGTACACCCCTATTGGCCTACCAAGCTGAGTTAGAAAACGAACGTCGGTGGCTCAGCCTGGATTTATTGTGTGGGCGCTTAACTCCGGATCGCCCGATGTGGGATTATCTGCGTTCTTTTGGCGTGGAAGAAACGGCCCTCACCTGGTTTCTGGATCATCCTTGTCCCCCAGACATTATGGGGATTAATCACTATCTCACGAGTGAGCGATTCCTCGATGAACGACTAGAACGATATCCTGTTTCAGCTCATGGTGGTAATGAGCACCATCAGTATGCCGATATAGAAGCGGTTAGGGTTAGGGTCTGTGAAGAACTGGCGGGACATAGAACGTTGCTACGAGAAACCTGGGATCGGTATGGACGAGCGATCGCTGTCACAGAGGTTCATTTAGGTTGCACTCATGAGGAGCAGTTGCGCTGGCTGAAGGAGGTTTGGGACGCGGCTCAACACTTACGCACCGAAGGGATAGATATTCGGGCAATCACGGTATGGTCACTTTTAGGCGCTTATGACTGGAATACCTTAGTGACCCGGATCGATAATTTCTATGAGCCTGGTGTGTTTGACTTGCGAAGTCCTTCGCCTCGGCCTACAGCGCTAGCCTCCATGCTGCGTCACCTAGCAGAAGAACGTGAATATAACCATCCAGTTTTAGAAGTACCCGGTTGGTGGCGGCGGCCAGAGCGATTGTTTTATCCTCCAGCTCCCCCCGCTTCCTTTGCTTCCTCCGTCTCCTCCGCTGGCTCCTCAACTCCTTCCGCGATTCTCATTACTGGTGCCACCGGAACCTTGGGCCAAGCCTTTGCCCGCATGTGTGATATCCGAGGTCTCCCCTATCACCTGTTGACTCGTCAAGAGATGGACATTACCAATCCATCCTCTGTCGATCAGGTACTGACAGAATTGCAGCCTTGGGCGGTCATTAATGCCGCTGGATATGTGCGGGTAGATGATGCAGAGCGGGAGCCTGATCTGTGTCGTCGTATCAATGCTGATGGAGCAGCAATCCTGGCAGAGGCTTGTATTCAGCATGCTACCTCATTTGTCACTTTCTCGTCCGATTTGGTGTTCGATGGCGATCGCGCTAATCCTTATTTAGAAAGTTCTGAAGTCGCACCTTTAAACGTTTACGGGCGCAGCAAAGCGATAGCAGAGCAATGGGTACTACAAAAAAATCCTTGCTCTTTGGTCATCCGCACTAGCGCCTTTTTTAGCGCTTGGGACGAATACAATTTCCTCACGATCGCCCTAAGAACTCTTGCGTCAGGGCAGCGATTTCTAGCCGCATCAGATGGAGTAGTTTCCCCTACCTATGTGCCCGATCTGGTCAACACCACGCTGGATCTGATGATCGATGGGGAGTATGGTGTCTGGCATTTGGCTAACTCAGGCGCGATCGCTTGGGCAGAACTGGCACGGCATGTTGCTGACTTAGCAGGACTAGATTCTCAGCAAATTGAGGCTAGACCGAATAAGGATTTGGGTTTTAAAGCGGTTCGTCCTGCTTACAGTGCCCTCAGTAGTGAGCGAGGCATCTTGTTACCCTCCTTAGAAAATGCGATCGATCGCTACCTTGGCCAGCGGGTTTAATGCGAGTAATGTGGCAATGTTTGCTAGCGTTTACTATTGAAGCTAGGGTCGTTCAATTTCTTGCCGTTTAATTTCTTACCAAAGTTTTGTCGGTTAGATACATCCCCTGTTCCAAGTAGACTTCAATTTGCTGGTCCAAAGCTCAATGAGTATCTTCACACTTCAGTCGGTTCAAAAAGACTTTGGCATCAAAGAAATTCTTAAAGATGCCAGTTTTAGCCTTAACCCCGACGACAAAGTTGGCTTAATTGGCACCAACGGCTCTGGTAAATCAACCCTGCTGAAAATGATTGCAGGGCTAGAACCGATTGATAGTGGGCAAATTTTAGTCAACTCTGGTGTCAAGATTGTCTACCTACCTCAGCAGCCTGACCTAGACGAAAACCACACGGTTCTAGAGCAAGTCTTTGCGGACAGTGGCGAAGGAATGACGCTGGTACGGGAGTATGAGGAACTCTCGGACAAATTGGCGCATGGGCAGGGTGATGCCACTCAACTCATGGCTAGGTTATCCGTCGTTTCTCAGCGCATGGATGCGGTCAATGCCTGGGAATTGGAGACCCAAGCCAAAATTGTTCTCACCAAACTGGGTATTGAAGATTTTGAAGCGAAGATTGGCTCTCTGTCTGGCGGATACCGTAAGCGGATTGCCTTAGCCGCTGCTTTGATGGCTAACCCCGATGTGTTGCTGATGGACGAGCCTACCAACCACCTAGATGCGCTCTCGGTGGAATGGCTGCAAAGCTATCTAAACCGCTTTCGGGGGGCACTCCTACTCATTACTCACGATCGCTACTTTCTCGATCGCGTCACTAACCGCATCATTGAAATCGACCGAGGAGATCTTTATAGTTATTCTGGCAACTATTCCTATTATTTAGAGAAAAAAGCGCTAGCTGAAGAGTCGGTGGTGAGTAGTCAGCGGAAGCACCAAGGAGTTTTGCGACGAGAACTAGAGTGGTTGAAGCGTGGCCCCAAAGCTCGCAGCACCAAGCAAAAAGCTCGGATTCAGCGCATTCAAGATATGCGATCGCAGGAATTCAAGCAAGGCCCAGGCAAAGTGGAAATATCCACCCCAGGCCGTCGCATTGGTAAAAAGGTAATCGATCTCGTCAATATCTTTAAAGCCTACGATGGTCGTACCTTAATCAAAGACTTTACCTACAACTTTAACCCTGAAGACCGCGTGGGCATTATTGGCGGCAATGGGGCGGGCAAGTCTACGCTGATGAACATCATCACTGGGCGGGTGCAGCCTGACGCAGGCACCGTCGAGATCGGTTCTACAATTCACATTGGCTATTTTGACCAACACTCAGAAGAGTTGCTCACCGCTCTCAACGAAGACCAGCGGGTAATCGACTACATCAAGGAAGTGGGAGAGTTTGTTAAAGTCGCCGATGGCACCCAGATTAGCGCCTCCCAAATGCTAGAGCGCTTTTTGTTTCCAGGTAATCAGCAATATGCGCCCATCCACAAACTTTCTGGGGGAGAAAAACGTCGTTTATTTCTACTGCGGATCTTGATGGGTGCGCCCAATGTGTTGATCCTGGATGAACCAACCAATGATTTGGACGTGCAAACACTGGCAGTTTTGGAGGAATATCTAGAGGACTTTAATGGTTGTGTGATTGCTGTTTCTCACGATCGCTATTTCCTCGATCGCGCCATAGACAGAATTTTTGCCCTAGAACCAGACGGAACTCTACGCCAATATCCTGGTAACTACTCAGTCTACTTAGACTTCAAGAAAAAAGAGGAAGAAGAGGAAACCAAGCAAGTTGCGGCTTCGAAAGCAGACCAGTCAGCGACTCCAACGACCCCAGAGCAACCAACTGCCAAATCGTTGAATGGGGATAAGTCACGAAAAATCTCTTATAAAG from Trichocoleus desertorum ATA4-8-CV12 encodes the following:
- a CDS encoding sugar nucleotide-binding protein, yielding MNILGDQMLSNAKSLPPLELWGGIECTVNRIHDQYFDQLKRNGHETRISDLDLFAALGIQAIRYPVLWEKIAPSGLEQADWSWPDQRLARLDDLGIRPIVGLVHHGSGPRHTSLIDPTFPEKLAEFARAVATRYPWVSHYTPVNEPLTTARFSGLYGHWYPHGQDGYTFAQALINQCRAIALSMQAIREINPQAQLVQTEDLGKTYSTPLLAYQAELENERRWLSLDLLCGRLTPDRPMWDYLRSFGVEETALTWFLDHPCPPDIMGINHYLTSERFLDERLERYPVSAHGGNEHHQYADIEAVRVRVCEELAGHRTLLRETWDRYGRAIAVTEVHLGCTHEEQLRWLKEVWDAAQHLRTEGIDIRAITVWSLLGAYDWNTLVTRIDNFYEPGVFDLRSPSPRPTALASMLRHLAEEREYNHPVLEVPGWWRRPERLFYPPAPPASFASSVSSAGSSTPSAILITGATGTLGQAFARMCDIRGLPYHLLTRQEMDITNPSSVDQVLTELQPWAVINAAGYVRVDDAEREPDLCRRINADGAAILAEACIQHATSFVTFSSDLVFDGDRANPYLESSEVAPLNVYGRSKAIAEQWVLQKNPCSLVIRTSAFFSAWDEYNFLTIALRTLASGQRFLAASDGVVSPTYVPDLVNTTLDLMIDGEYGVWHLANSGAIAWAELARHVADLAGLDSQQIEARPNKDLGFKAVRPAYSALSSERGILLPSLENAIDRYLGQRV
- a CDS encoding ABC-F family ATP-binding cassette domain-containing protein translates to MSIFTLQSVQKDFGIKEILKDASFSLNPDDKVGLIGTNGSGKSTLLKMIAGLEPIDSGQILVNSGVKIVYLPQQPDLDENHTVLEQVFADSGEGMTLVREYEELSDKLAHGQGDATQLMARLSVVSQRMDAVNAWELETQAKIVLTKLGIEDFEAKIGSLSGGYRKRIALAAALMANPDVLLMDEPTNHLDALSVEWLQSYLNRFRGALLLITHDRYFLDRVTNRIIEIDRGDLYSYSGNYSYYLEKKALAEESVVSSQRKHQGVLRRELEWLKRGPKARSTKQKARIQRIQDMRSQEFKQGPGKVEISTPGRRIGKKVIDLVNIFKAYDGRTLIKDFTYNFNPEDRVGIIGGNGAGKSTLMNIITGRVQPDAGTVEIGSTIHIGYFDQHSEELLTALNEDQRVIDYIKEVGEFVKVADGTQISASQMLERFLFPGNQQYAPIHKLSGGEKRRLFLLRILMGAPNVLILDEPTNDLDVQTLAVLEEYLEDFNGCVIAVSHDRYFLDRAIDRIFALEPDGTLRQYPGNYSVYLDFKKKEEEEETKQVAASKADQSATPTTPEQPTAKSLNGDKSRKISYKEKREFELLETKIPEMEAEKEAIEKTLYNNPPSGFSEVQSLSERLAELTQAIDEATERWMELAELVA